A part of Solibacillus sp. FSL H8-0538 genomic DNA contains:
- a CDS encoding methyl-accepting chemotaxis protein: MNSLKTKMVALFSVLILLMGGSIGFLIIQSSSKLVIQSISKQATKIGEYTLSQVDVEKYSVILKDRKENDYFKQLQDKFKEISVANGLSFLYTMSREKTDSGYEYFYVLAEDAVALGDIEENGAEYDKMVQVFETGQTSEPELTSDEYGDLLSIYIPIKDNSGEVISVIGVDYNATDIFNLEKKNKLKMALLIGIFLIISTIIIFVFSKILTKPLESLTKQARKISEGDLNLHVRTEGKDEISVLSRSFEKMVVDLREIIADINSTTVTMNDTTQELSKFVKTTEEASGNITQSMEETAIGIEKQSEEVNIILEMMSNMMTFLHEGVAQVKRTVENAKISTDTAEKGKASMREATVQLHELIKTVESATETVQSLAKRSDEVGEIINVISDIANQTNLLALNAAIEAARAGENGKGFAVVADEVRKLAEQSQSAANKIIDLIGSIQKETNETVVKMEQNLKAVQKQEQLIDQGDEALNVIVNMVGQTEKDTSQMEGIFNDLQKDSQKVLEALETISAVIEENTAVTEEVASASKDQSTVISRIVENVHKVEGISEVLKNKVDKFKL, translated from the coding sequence ATGAATAGCTTAAAAACAAAAATGGTAGCGTTGTTTTCTGTGTTAATTTTACTAATGGGGGGTTCTATTGGTTTTCTGATTATCCAGTCCTCTTCTAAGCTAGTCATTCAATCCATAAGTAAGCAAGCGACTAAAATAGGAGAATATACTCTTAGTCAAGTGGATGTAGAAAAATATAGTGTGATTTTAAAAGACAGAAAAGAAAACGATTATTTTAAACAATTACAAGACAAGTTTAAGGAAATAAGCGTAGCAAATGGTTTGAGTTTTCTTTATACAATGAGTAGAGAGAAAACAGACAGTGGATATGAATATTTTTATGTTTTAGCAGAGGATGCGGTTGCTTTAGGTGATATTGAGGAAAACGGTGCAGAGTATGACAAGATGGTGCAAGTTTTTGAGACAGGACAAACAAGTGAACCAGAATTAACCTCTGATGAATATGGGGATTTACTTTCAATCTACATACCAATTAAGGATAACTCCGGGGAAGTTATTAGTGTAATCGGCGTGGATTACAATGCAACGGATATTTTCAACTTAGAGAAAAAGAATAAGTTGAAAATGGCGCTACTTATAGGTATCTTTCTGATTATTAGTACTATTATTATTTTTGTTTTTTCAAAAATTTTAACCAAGCCTTTAGAAAGCTTAACGAAGCAAGCAAGGAAAATTTCTGAAGGAGACTTAAATTTACATGTAAGAACGGAAGGCAAGGATGAAATAAGTGTATTGTCACGTTCATTTGAAAAAATGGTTGTCGACCTAAGAGAAATTATTGCAGATATCAATTCAACAACAGTTACAATGAATGATACGACACAAGAGCTCAGCAAATTTGTGAAAACAACTGAAGAAGCTTCGGGTAATATTACACAATCGATGGAAGAAACAGCTATAGGAATAGAAAAGCAATCCGAAGAAGTGAATATTATTTTAGAAATGATGTCAAATATGATGACTTTTCTACATGAAGGAGTTGCCCAAGTAAAAAGAACTGTTGAAAATGCCAAAATTTCAACGGATACAGCAGAAAAGGGCAAGGCATCAATGCGTGAGGCCACAGTTCAACTTCATGAGTTAATTAAAACTGTAGAATCTGCAACTGAAACGGTTCAAAGTTTAGCCAAGCGTTCCGATGAGGTAGGAGAAATTATTAATGTAATTTCTGACATAGCAAATCAAACAAATTTACTTGCTTTAAATGCAGCAATTGAAGCGGCAAGAGCAGGGGAAAATGGAAAAGGATTTGCCGTTGTGGCAGATGAAGTCCGAAAACTGGCTGAGCAATCTCAATCAGCAGCCAATAAAATAATTGATTTGATTGGATCTATCCAAAAAGAGACGAATGAAACAGTGGTTAAGATGGAACAAAACTTGAAGGCTGTTCAAAAGCAAGAGCAATTGATTGACCAAGGAGACGAAGCCTTAAATGTGATTGTTAACATGGTAGGGCAAACGGAAAAGGATACGAGTCAGATGGAAGGTATCTTTAATGATCTTCAAAAAGATTCTCAAAAAGTTTTGGAAGCTTTAGAAACAATCTCAGCTGTCATTGAAGAAAATACGGCGGTTACGGAGGAAGTTGCTTCAGCTTCAAAAGATCAATCAACCGTAATTAGCCGCATAGTCGAAAATGTGCATAAAGTTGAAGGGATATCGGAAGTTCTTAAAAATAAAGTAGATAAGTTTAAATTATAA
- a CDS encoding NACHT domain-containing protein: protein MDFLYRASIPRIKCGNLTSSGFLVSNDKVLTALHAIKSYLQKEVEVIEVTFINEQGLETTINAEPLLNIEGWEEYEIICLQLNEQIEGIEIIKCINYRFYSTTECVTYGYPAVAKEKGTSIDLEIRNEFKAVNINYGSNLDIKVKSDSIKDYRGCSGGPLLYNNQAVAVMLEQISEGPEASRLCAVSLYIYEDYLDSIGISLITKSHEPRYEEYISALKNRLQNHLENTLQRNIEKNSITPLGFSISVQSQEASREVISFNKILENDKSIMILSNPGGGKTYLLHMLMLEIIENPQVSIGKIPIYLKGKEWFRGYKNVIEAIRSELGYFSPDITEDQIIGHLKEGKYILLIDGLDEVTNNKDLFIREIRRIAQFEKTKIIMTCRQQNYHNEFYKILTEYKLKALSEKQIQEYIGNVFEEKVHYGYIRELKNQLKDLIENPLFLYMTTHIMKEMTNKIIPKNKSELYEVFVNYIMQERLLKDGSEKEMIFELDIKVEILMEYAYLNFREKNNSVNFRDLVVSGIQGLDDFNLIKKEILETGVLLEERNRLEFFHPSIEEYFVALKISRLPEIETLEFIRDYYMNENYYEVFKFTSGLLRNYKQQNLILDELEKTDLYLYRQCLESRFNFSNNSDEIWSKDYLEEYFVQMRKSYLTIINTFFKDIKREFYPWCEDEEICNDEKVTFIGALDRVGLTLSIEIIKNDKDKNKIIVSEKAGSATMEMRDNEGNIISAPIISFSSSNHWYFNLKQTDFGLDSAREVAYYLIKKQLKEMVEKQNLFEYESLNTLVPCIEYILKRLPKRYFSVGDKQVSLYEHTNGEIINVLLYGDNIFKYIQNLNNYGYLPREYVSSLIYMLFEFYGKKIDLKEYLLLQSDLEPQGNSYYVWEVWSDEQLIKRLSQFFDVFQASYRTMVENCFGPIKRYMPLYSMGPVRYTIGLERANDGFGGGGISYSWIPVESISDASTIVKMVKEKDFDDDDFFERARVELDLTLKKLGRVGLGGYSYSNSALDIYIGDDRELRNKVYRKIKNDLEYVLGNLD from the coding sequence ATGGATTTTTTATATAGAGCATCAATACCCAGAATCAAATGTGGCAATTTAACTTCTAGCGGATTTTTAGTTTCAAATGATAAGGTTCTTACAGCATTACATGCTATAAAATCATATTTACAAAAAGAAGTTGAAGTTATAGAAGTAACTTTTATTAATGAACAGGGATTAGAAACCACTATCAATGCTGAACCTCTATTGAATATAGAGGGGTGGGAAGAATACGAAATTATTTGTTTGCAATTAAATGAGCAAATTGAAGGAATTGAAATTATTAAGTGCATCAATTACAGATTTTATTCTACAACTGAATGCGTTACTTATGGATATCCTGCTGTCGCAAAAGAAAAAGGTACATCAATAGATTTGGAAATTCGAAATGAGTTTAAAGCTGTAAACATCAATTATGGTTCAAACCTAGATATAAAGGTTAAATCTGATTCTATTAAAGATTATAGAGGTTGTTCAGGTGGACCACTCTTATACAACAATCAAGCGGTGGCTGTTATGCTAGAACAAATAAGTGAAGGTCCTGAAGCTAGTAGACTTTGTGCGGTAAGTCTTTATATTTACGAAGATTATCTAGATTCTATAGGAATATCTCTTATCACTAAGTCACATGAACCCAGATATGAAGAATATATTTCTGCTTTAAAAAATAGATTACAGAATCACTTGGAAAACACTTTGCAGAGAAATATAGAAAAAAATAGTATAACTCCTTTAGGGTTTTCTATATCTGTGCAATCTCAAGAAGCTAGTAGAGAAGTAATTAGTTTTAACAAAATTTTAGAAAACGATAAATCTATAATGATTCTGTCAAATCCAGGCGGTGGTAAAACTTATTTATTACATATGCTTATGTTAGAAATCATAGAAAATCCACAGGTGTCTATTGGTAAAATACCAATCTATTTAAAAGGTAAAGAATGGTTTAGAGGATACAAAAATGTTATAGAAGCTATAAGAAGTGAATTGGGTTATTTTTCACCAGATATAACAGAAGATCAAATAATAGGGCATTTAAAAGAAGGGAAATATATTTTACTCATAGATGGGTTAGATGAGGTAACAAATAATAAGGATCTATTTATTAGAGAAATACGACGGATAGCTCAGTTTGAAAAAACTAAGATTATAATGACTTGTCGACAGCAAAACTACCACAATGAGTTTTATAAAATATTAACGGAGTATAAGTTAAAAGCTTTGTCTGAAAAACAAATTCAAGAATATATCGGAAATGTATTTGAGGAAAAAGTACATTACGGCTATATTAGAGAATTAAAAAATCAATTAAAAGACTTAATTGAAAACCCACTATTCCTTTATATGACTACTCATATTATGAAAGAAATGACGAATAAGATAATACCTAAAAATAAATCTGAATTATATGAGGTCTTTGTGAATTATATTATGCAAGAAAGACTATTAAAAGATGGCTCAGAAAAAGAAATGATTTTTGAACTAGATATTAAAGTAGAAATATTGATGGAATACGCTTATTTGAATTTTAGAGAAAAAAATAACTCCGTAAATTTTAGAGATTTAGTTGTAAGTGGGATTCAGGGATTAGATGATTTTAATTTAATAAAAAAAGAAATATTGGAAACAGGGGTTCTTTTAGAGGAACGGAATAGACTTGAGTTCTTTCATCCTTCTATAGAAGAATATTTTGTAGCTCTTAAAATTTCGAGGCTTCCTGAAATTGAAACTTTAGAATTCATTAGGGATTATTATATGAATGAAAATTATTATGAGGTATTTAAATTTACATCGGGTCTTCTAAGGAACTATAAGCAGCAAAATTTAATCTTAGATGAGTTAGAAAAGACAGATCTTTATTTATATCGTCAATGTTTAGAATCAAGGTTTAACTTTAGTAATAATTCAGATGAAATTTGGAGTAAAGATTATCTAGAAGAATATTTTGTACAGATGCGAAAAAGTTATCTGACTATTATAAATACCTTTTTTAAAGATATAAAACGTGAATTTTATCCTTGGTGTGAAGATGAAGAGATATGTAATGATGAAAAAGTTACTTTTATAGGAGCTTTAGATAGGGTTGGATTAACACTAAGTATAGAAATAATAAAAAATGATAAAGACAAAAACAAAATAATAGTAAGTGAAAAAGCCGGTTCTGCGACAATGGAAATGCGGGATAATGAAGGAAATATAATAAGCGCACCTATTATTTCTTTTTCTTCATCAAATCATTGGTATTTCAATCTTAAACAAACGGACTTTGGACTAGATTCAGCTCGAGAAGTGGCATATTACTTAATAAAAAAACAGTTAAAAGAAATGGTTGAAAAACAAAATCTTTTTGAATATGAATCTTTGAATACGCTAGTACCTTGTATTGAGTATATTTTGAAACGATTACCTAAAAGATATTTCTCAGTAGGAGATAAACAAGTTAGTTTATATGAACATACTAATGGGGAAATCATAAATGTTTTACTCTATGGAGATAATATATTTAAATATATTCAAAACCTTAATAATTATGGGTACTTGCCTCGTGAATATGTGTCGTCGTTAATTTATATGTTATTTGAATTTTATGGTAAAAAAATCGATTTAAAAGAATATTTGTTGTTACAAAGTGATTTAGAACCTCAAGGTAATAGCTATTATGTATGGGAAGTATGGAGCGATGAACAATTGATAAAAAGACTGTCTCAATTTTTTGATGTTTTTCAGGCTTCATATAGAACTATGGTGGAGAATTGCTTTGGGCCTATTAAAAGATATATGCCACTATATTCTATGGGTCCGGTTAGATATACTATAGGCTTAGAAAGAGCTAATGATGGATTTGGTGGCGGAGGAATTAGTTATAGTTGGATACCTGTAGAGAGTATTAGCGATGCTAGTACAATTGTAAAAATGGTTAAAGAGAAAGACTTTGACGATGATGATTTTTTTGAGAGAGCCAGAGTGGAACTAGATCTTACTTTAAAAAAATTAGGAAGAGTGGGATTAGGGGGATACAGTTATTCAAATTCAGCGTTAGACATTTACATTGGAGATGATAGGGAATTAAGAAATAAGGTATATAGGAAAATAAAAAATGACTTAGAATATGTTTTAGGAAACTTAGATTAA
- a CDS encoding Tn7-like element transposition protein TnsE, translating into MKLRPWTFDKDKEVVLKWIGNVDVVNKQWRIRAAFEENNQIKMLDFPIAVLPLLRIGAFYKDGQLMDANTTGIIYDVNIPQLNQYKVASSLDACKEFGYYLHKIPELMFQDVFEFAVEGNAYYLPQFEFIRAVFAVNKQMTNAMMRPNGVEFLVKNSYCNNSRAYLELADDIPNEIAKDENFLRYFAWLYFSPGIKASFECIHTKIMVKQNSGEFLKLEVELPSSNDTQIRFRGIQNGDKFLILQWLGSNLEGTTFSDIEIKHKAFKKRVAAHGKRKHRNSYQQNALEEILNDNMAERSKQNANQPVEELIGTQFDFGNPANIHKIFGDTQEVNQGDIYISNQGQGGGIQKQQQQIVGLDESVYGGKIQPIEFKTLQVVKNINGQGLEKFIKMIQLLSKDIHKYQIEMNIVYLPLGRKFSFINENIRRCACIVKVKNQLTNKTQYIIEIATADGKSLSTLIIYQYDFHEKFLKRILLNLVLNSGSWNKEIIKNLDCEKMKHTSNTIYEWKNKLIMKLR; encoded by the coding sequence ATGAAATTAAGACCATGGACTTTTGATAAGGATAAAGAAGTAGTTTTGAAGTGGATTGGTAATGTTGATGTTGTAAATAAACAATGGCGAATTAGAGCTGCATTTGAAGAAAATAATCAAATTAAAATGCTAGATTTTCCGATTGCGGTATTACCTTTGTTAAGAATAGGAGCATTTTATAAAGATGGTCAGCTAATGGATGCTAATACTACAGGCATTATTTATGACGTAAATATACCTCAGCTGAATCAATATAAAGTTGCGAGTTCTTTAGATGCTTGTAAGGAGTTTGGTTATTATTTGCATAAGATACCTGAGCTTATGTTTCAAGATGTTTTTGAATTTGCGGTGGAAGGTAACGCATATTACCTTCCACAATTTGAATTTATTCGCGCGGTATTTGCGGTTAATAAACAAATGACAAACGCTATGATGCGTCCTAATGGGGTAGAGTTTTTGGTGAAAAATTCATATTGTAATAATTCTAGAGCATATTTAGAACTTGCAGATGATATTCCTAATGAGATTGCAAAGGATGAAAATTTTTTACGGTATTTTGCTTGGTTATATTTTAGCCCTGGGATAAAAGCTTCTTTTGAGTGTATTCACACAAAAATTATGGTGAAGCAAAATAGCGGGGAATTCTTGAAATTAGAAGTTGAGCTTCCTAGTAGTAACGATACTCAAATAAGATTTCGAGGAATACAAAATGGTGATAAGTTTTTGATTTTGCAATGGCTAGGCTCGAATTTAGAAGGAACTACTTTTAGTGATATCGAAATAAAACATAAAGCATTCAAGAAAAGAGTTGCAGCACATGGTAAGCGAAAGCATAGAAATTCATATCAGCAAAATGCACTTGAAGAAATACTAAATGATAATATGGCTGAACGTTCCAAACAGAATGCTAATCAACCTGTTGAAGAATTAATAGGTACACAATTTGATTTTGGAAATCCAGCTAATATACATAAAATTTTTGGAGATACGCAAGAAGTAAATCAGGGCGATATTTATATCTCCAATCAAGGCCAAGGTGGCGGTATTCAAAAGCAACAGCAGCAAATAGTAGGGCTGGATGAATCGGTTTATGGAGGGAAAATCCAACCGATTGAATTTAAGACCTTACAGGTTGTTAAGAATATTAATGGACAAGGGTTAGAAAAATTTATAAAGATGATTCAATTGTTATCTAAAGATATTCATAAATATCAAATTGAAATGAATATAGTTTACTTGCCATTAGGTAGGAAATTTTCATTTATAAATGAAAATATAAGACGGTGTGCGTGTATTGTTAAGGTGAAAAATCAATTAACAAATAAAACCCAATATATTATTGAGATAGCAACAGCTGATGGTAAGTCATTATCAACATTGATTATCTATCAATATGACTTTCATGAAAAATTCCTGAAAAGAATACTATTAAATCTAGTATTAAATAGTGGATCTTGGAATAAAGAGATTATAAAAAATTTAGATTGTGAAAAGATGAAACATACAAGTAACACTATATATGAATGGAAAAATAAGCTGATAATGAAATTGAGATAG
- a CDS encoding TnsD family transposase: protein MLSYFPNLYPDELLYSGFARYHDHSGNISSKQTMKELFGNMSSVAVVDFPNNLESFYKNIAHFNPPSIADLITNHTMYNYYTAFQSDMMKSRALNYITNGGKPGAIHMFLGIAASTIKNWHYLRFCSSCVQQDREQYGEAYWHMSHQLPKVFYCHLHQELLHDSTIEFRNPHKHEFISAEKAELSAPHLVTVFSPKLEQELKKLSDESINLIHYAQDSRIKDLTQIYKYLMQVNGYANHFGKVHQQYFTQQFKKFYGEEFLTLVDCNFDKHSDTSWLRNIVRKHRKAFHPVQHLLLLQFLNISFEDLGKYVGKKYEPFGKAPYYCLNPAADHYKKRVISKVAITTCTDTRKPVGTFSCDCGFVYSRRGPDVDKSDALKVGRIKNFGSVWQAKLNQLTTSGLNYYRIAQVLECDYATVKKYMSMSKGKPSNHNEQLIDLRIQKEIEWINLVETSSDFTVTQLREINPALYAWHYRNNRDWLKENYPRMKEKVTTNNRVDWKKRDLEILRLVKKAIQNLYVIEKPVYVNKSKVAKEIGQLSLLEKHLDKLSKTKAYLDKYLETREQFQIRRIKWACRKLYREDENDVVAWKVRRLAGLREKLSNVVETSLENEIRLYQQGEMQNEIKTMDF from the coding sequence ATGCTTAGTTATTTTCCTAATCTTTATCCGGACGAATTGTTGTATAGCGGATTTGCACGCTATCATGATCACTCTGGCAATATAAGCTCAAAGCAAACGATGAAAGAATTGTTTGGAAATATGAGTTCGGTAGCCGTAGTGGATTTCCCTAATAATTTAGAGAGTTTCTATAAAAACATCGCACATTTTAATCCACCAAGTATAGCAGACTTGATAACTAATCATACAATGTATAATTACTACACAGCTTTTCAATCAGATATGATGAAAAGTCGAGCCTTAAACTATATTACTAACGGTGGCAAGCCTGGAGCTATTCACATGTTTCTTGGCATTGCTGCTTCCACAATAAAAAATTGGCACTATCTTCGTTTTTGTTCTAGCTGTGTACAGCAAGATAGAGAGCAATACGGAGAAGCTTATTGGCACATGAGTCATCAATTGCCGAAAGTATTTTATTGTCACTTACATCAAGAATTACTTCATGATTCAACTATTGAATTTCGCAACCCACACAAACATGAATTTATTTCAGCTGAAAAAGCAGAGTTATCAGCACCACATTTAGTTACTGTATTTTCACCAAAGCTTGAGCAAGAGTTAAAAAAGCTTTCTGATGAAAGTATTAATTTAATCCATTATGCACAAGACTCACGAATAAAAGACCTCACCCAAATTTATAAATATTTAATGCAAGTAAATGGCTACGCCAATCATTTCGGGAAAGTGCATCAGCAATATTTTACGCAGCAATTTAAAAAATTCTATGGAGAAGAATTTTTAACATTAGTGGACTGTAACTTCGATAAACATTCCGATACATCGTGGTTAAGAAATATTGTTAGAAAGCATCGGAAGGCATTTCATCCCGTACAGCATTTATTGTTACTACAATTCTTAAATATTTCATTTGAAGACTTAGGAAAATATGTCGGTAAGAAATATGAACCGTTTGGAAAAGCACCGTATTATTGTTTAAATCCAGCAGCGGATCATTATAAAAAACGTGTTATATCAAAAGTTGCTATAACAACGTGTACAGATACTAGAAAGCCTGTTGGTACATTTAGCTGTGACTGTGGATTTGTTTATTCAAGACGTGGCCCAGATGTGGACAAGTCAGATGCTCTAAAAGTAGGCAGAATAAAGAATTTTGGTTCTGTATGGCAAGCTAAGTTAAACCAATTAACAACAAGTGGATTAAATTATTATCGCATTGCACAAGTTTTAGAATGTGATTATGCAACGGTAAAAAAATATATGTCCATGTCAAAAGGTAAACCGTCAAATCATAACGAGCAATTGATAGATTTACGTATTCAGAAAGAAATAGAATGGATTAATTTAGTAGAAACATCTTCTGATTTTACTGTTACACAATTAAGAGAAATAAATCCAGCTTTATATGCTTGGCATTACCGTAATAACCGCGATTGGTTAAAAGAAAACTATCCTAGAATGAAAGAAAAAGTTACAACTAATAACCGAGTTGATTGGAAGAAACGGGACTTAGAAATTCTTCGTTTAGTGAAGAAAGCAATTCAAAATTTATATGTTATCGAAAAGCCTGTATACGTCAATAAAAGTAAAGTTGCAAAAGAAATTGGGCAATTATCATTGCTTGAAAAACACTTGGATAAGCTCTCAAAAACAAAGGCTTATCTTGATAAATATTTAGAAACACGCGAGCAATTTCAAATTCGCCGTATTAAATGGGCATGTAGAAAGCTTTACAGGGAAGATGAAAACGATGTAGTAGCATGGAAAGTTCGCCGATTAGCAGGATTAAGAGAGAAACTAAGTAATGTTGTGGAAACATCCTTAGAAAATGAAATAAGACTTTATCAGCAAGGGGAAATGCAAAATGAAATTAAGACCATGGACTTTTGA
- a CDS encoding amino acid ABC transporter ATP-binding protein → MINVENLRKSFGNIEILKGISIEIKDQEVVVIIGPSGSGKSTFLRCLNGLENVTSGKVEIAGMELTNRSTNIFQLRQNVGMCFQQFNLFTHFTILDNITIGPMKVLKKSKQESEQIARELLEKVGLQEKEKSYPDQLSGGQQQRVAIARALAMKPKVMLFDEPTSALDPEMVGEVLKVMSDLAHEGMTMVIVTHEMGFAREVGHRVLFMDEGFLVEEGTPSEIFNNPKEERTQSFLAKVL, encoded by the coding sequence TTGATAAACGTTGAAAACCTTCGCAAATCATTCGGGAATATTGAAATTTTAAAGGGAATAAGCATTGAAATTAAAGATCAAGAAGTTGTAGTAATTATTGGACCTTCCGGTAGCGGAAAAAGCACATTTCTACGTTGCCTTAACGGACTAGAGAACGTAACTAGCGGAAAGGTTGAAATTGCTGGGATGGAATTGACAAACCGGAGCACCAATATTTTTCAATTAAGACAAAACGTCGGTATGTGCTTCCAACAATTCAACTTATTTACCCACTTTACGATTTTGGATAATATTACAATTGGTCCCATGAAAGTTTTGAAAAAAAGCAAGCAAGAAAGTGAACAAATTGCCCGTGAATTGCTTGAAAAGGTAGGGCTGCAAGAAAAGGAAAAAAGTTACCCAGATCAGCTTTCAGGTGGTCAACAACAACGGGTTGCCATTGCTCGTGCCTTGGCGATGAAACCGAAAGTTATGTTATTTGATGAACCCACCTCTGCCCTTGATCCTGAAATGGTGGGTGAAGTGTTAAAGGTAATGAGTGATCTAGCTCATGAAGGAATGACGATGGTTATTGTCACACATGAGATGGGCTTCGCTCGCGAGGTTGGTCATCGTGTATTATTTATGGATGAAGGTTTTTTAGTAGAAGAGGGAACGCCATCTGAAATTTTTAATAATCCTAAAGAAGAGCGCACTCAAAGCTTTTTAGCGAAAGTATTGTAG
- a CDS encoding Dph6-related ATP pyrophosphatase, with protein sequence MPELIDWKNSAHGHKFIASFSGGKDSVLALYKAAKVGEAIGLIVMMEEEGKCSRSHGMPPELIRAQAKSIGLPVYTAASSWTDYEKVFMRLLEKAKNQGAEVLVTGDLDMPAHGCWHEKVTKNAGLKLGMPLWEMNHREAVEEFINLGFVTIIVTVNLSLGMREDDLGRTLTHEYVKELEARGIDPCGEGGEFHTTVIDGPIFNHPIPVRTCEIIKDGEYAFLPLELDQTECMDIE encoded by the coding sequence ATGCCAGAATTAATAGATTGGAAAAATAGTGCTCACGGGCATAAATTTATAGCTTCCTTTAGCGGAGGCAAGGATAGTGTCTTAGCTCTATATAAAGCTGCTAAGGTTGGAGAAGCGATTGGACTGATCGTCATGATGGAGGAAGAAGGGAAATGTTCCAGATCCCATGGGATGCCTCCTGAACTCATACGTGCCCAGGCTAAATCTATAGGTTTGCCCGTATATACTGCCGCTTCAAGCTGGACAGATTATGAAAAAGTATTTATGCGCCTTTTAGAAAAAGCTAAAAATCAAGGTGCAGAAGTGTTAGTAACCGGAGACTTAGATATGCCTGCTCATGGTTGTTGGCATGAAAAAGTTACGAAAAATGCTGGATTAAAGCTTGGGATGCCTTTATGGGAAATGAACCATCGTGAAGCCGTCGAAGAGTTCATTAATCTAGGATTTGTAACGATTATTGTAACTGTTAATTTATCATTGGGAATGCGAGAGGACGATTTAGGGCGAACATTAACCCACGAATACGTGAAGGAACTTGAAGCTCGAGGGATTGATCCGTGCGGAGAAGGTGGAGAGTTCCATACCACAGTAATAGATGGGCCCATTTTTAATCATCCGATTCCAGTTCGTACATGTGAGATTATTAAAGACGGAGAGTATGCTTTTTTACCTTTGGAGCTAGATCAGACGGAGTGTATGGATATCGAATAA
- a CDS encoding MBL fold metallo-hydrolase: MINIKMYPAENGDSFLISFGKENRKHILIDCGYAETYRNYLKNDLLELKEKGEKINLFIVTHIDEDHILGAIAFLEDNNNSRFIEVEEIWYNCYRHLQFEKKHAVLSEKEKRILQRAIDLGESYVKRESIGGISKSEISVKQGSTLGALIFSGGYKWNNSFGGKAVSRDNLEKINIGDINITILSPNKEKLEKLKKKWLKELMDKKWNFNITEDNLFDDAFEFMMLMQEEPQIEKTEVSLEEKNITESVEKLIEEKVNLDNSSTNGSSIAICISYQKRNLLFLGDGHPDILERNIYNLGIEKFDLIKVPHHGSKKNMTLDLSRVLKSDKFLISTNGKNHTHPDLESIAKLIYMHKDMKKDFYFNYETKASKWVCVEEMKKSFNLDVVIGNGSSPINIAID, encoded by the coding sequence TTGATTAATATAAAAATGTATCCTGCTGAAAATGGTGATAGCTTTTTAATTTCTTTTGGAAAAGAAAATCGTAAACATATTTTAATAGATTGCGGATATGCTGAGACTTATCGTAATTATTTGAAAAATGATCTCTTAGAATTAAAAGAAAAAGGAGAAAAAATTAATCTATTTATTGTGACTCATATTGATGAAGATCATATCTTGGGGGCTATCGCATTTCTTGAGGATAATAATAATTCTCGATTTATAGAAGTAGAAGAGATTTGGTATAACTGTTACCGTCATTTACAATTTGAAAAAAAACATGCGGTTTTAAGTGAGAAAGAAAAAAGAATATTGCAAAGAGCAATTGATTTAGGAGAATCCTATGTGAAAAGAGAGTCAATAGGGGGAATCAGTAAATCTGAAATAAGTGTTAAACAAGGTTCTACTCTAGGCGCCTTAATTTTTTCTGGTGGATATAAATGGAATAATAGTTTCGGAGGTAAAGCTGTTTCGCGAGATAATCTAGAGAAAATTAATATTGGTGATATAAATATTACTATTCTATCCCCTAATAAAGAAAAGTTAGAGAAGTTGAAGAAAAAATGGCTAAAAGAACTTATGGATAAGAAGTGGAATTTTAATATCACAGAAGATAATTTATTTGATGATGCTTTTGAATTTATGATGTTAATGCAAGAAGAACCACAAATTGAAAAAACAGAGGTTTCTTTAGAGGAAAAAAATATCACTGAATCTGTAGAAAAACTAATTGAAGAGAAAGTAAATTTAGATAATTCTTCAACCAATGGTTCCTCCATAGCCATTTGTATTAGTTATCAAAAAAGAAACCTTTTATTTTTGGGTGATGGGCATCCAGATATTTTGGAAAGGAATATATATAATTTAGGAATTGAAAAATTTGATTTAATAAAAGTTCCTCATCATGGGAGTAAGAAAAATATGACACTAGATTTATCAAGGGTGTTAAAAAGTGATAAGTTTTTAATTTCTACAAATGGTAAAAATCACACACATCCAGATTTAGAGAGTATAGCAAAACTGATTTATATGCATAAGGACATGAAGAAGGATTTTTATTTCAATTATGAAACAAAAGCTTCTAAATGGGTTTGCGTAGAAGAAATGAAAAAGAGTTTTAATTTAGATGTAGTTATAGGAAATGGTTCCTCACCTATAAATATAGCTATAGATTAG